Below is a window of Christensenella minuta DNA.
GCATACCGCCGCCGATCACCGAAAGCAGGATATATAACAAAATATTTGTGTTGTCGCCCGTCTTTGGCGGACTTCCAGCTTGTCGGGGTAATTCCTCCGGGTTCTCTGGCTCCACGGGTACGGTCGGTATCTTCTCATTTACAATCGTGATTTCCACCGTTTCGCCGTCATGGATAGGTGAAAACTTATATTGTACTTCGTTGGGCTGGTAGCTTTCATCGGGGGGCTGTAATTCCTTGATGTAATAAAGAGCGTAGGGTAAGCCCGTGATTGTGTATTCGCCGTTTTCCGTGATCGTAAATTCTTGAAGCAACTCATCACCGTTTTTCGGGATTTCTGCGCTTGTTGTGGCGGTCGGCTCCGATGTTTCGGTCGCGGTGGGCGGGACTTCGGGCTGTCCGGCTATGTCTTTGATCTTGAAAAGACCAAACACCGCGCCGTTAAGCCTGTTACCCGCTTCGTCGGTTTTTACGATTTTAACACTCCCATGTAATAAGATATTTTCAAATTTTGCCGTTGCCGTCCCGCCGTGCGTCACTTCGACCGTTTGGCTCCCCGGTTCAATATATCCCACTGTGCGATCATTACGTACCTCGGTTATTTTGTAGCGACCCGCAAGAATCATCGGGACTTGTATTCCTCCTTTGCTATCCGTTTCAAAAATGCCCTCATATGGTACGCCCGTAAGTGATACGCCCGTGATCTTGAATGGTATACCCTCAACCTTTCCGTCCTCTGCGGTCTTAGTGATTTTGATACTGCCGTGCATCAACTCGTTCGGAATAGGTGCGCCGTCATTTACCGCTATTTCCACGGTCGGCGTTTCCATACCTGCATAATCAAAAACAAAATCATATTCCAAATCATTTAGCACGTACCCGTTACCCGCTTGCAGTTCCTTAATGTACCAACTGTAACCACAAGGCAAGTCCGTTTTGATTGTCGCGGCTCCGTTTTCGTCCAACTTGATTACTTCAAGAAGCGCGTCACTTTCCAGCAAAACCGCATCATCCGCGCCAATATCGTTTCGACTGAATAGACCCAGCACGATATCCGGGTAAGGGTTATACGTTTGATTTAGCGTGGTTTCGCAATCTTTTTTTAAGGTAACAACCGCTTTTTGCCGCGCGTTTGTGGTTTCTGCTTTGGTTGCTACAATCTGCGTTTCCTGATCTTCATATGTGATTTCAAACGGTATCGGGGTAGGGTCAAGCACCAGCGGGAACGGAACGGATTTTTCGATAAGCTGGTAGCTGCCAATATACAATAACTCGTTTGACGTTGCCCGTCCGTCCTCGCCTGTTGTGATCGTGTCCAAAATGTCCCCAGCGTTCGCCCTTGTCGTCCCGTCCGGGGTTATAATATCTTCTGCCGCCACAACGTCATACACCGTGTCAGAAATCCCAATAAGGGAATAAACAGGGCTGTAAATCGTGCCGTATTCCTCGTCCTCGGTTTGCGTAAATCCCGCTAGGCTTTCACCTTGTTTTAAAACTGTGATCGTGCCTTTCACGGGTTCGTTGTGACTTTCTACCTCCAATATTGCGGCGTGGTTTTCTGCCGTGATCGTAAATGGTATGGGGTCGGTGCTAATCGTGTACCCGTTGGGAGCTTCAACTTCGTATAGTTCAAAATCACCGGGTCGCAATGGTTCTGGAAGTACAAGAGAACCGTCAAGGGCTGTTGTGAATATGTCAATCTGGGTCGGCGTAGGGTAGTTGATGTTTTGGACAACCCAATTATCCGTACTATCCATAATTTTAAACTTCGTTTCAGCTTGTACGGGCTGCCCGGTTTCTGCGTCTCGTTTGATAATCTTTACTTCGCTGTTGTAGGCTTCATTTTCCAAAATATAGCGATAAATTTTGCCTTGTGTCGTGATCTCGATTTCAAACGGCTCTATCAGCTTATACCCTGCGTTTGCGTCGCTGGGGATTTCCTCGCACAAGTACCGCCCATATTTAAGCATGGGAGTAATGCAATAACCGTTTTC
It encodes the following:
- a CDS encoding SpaA isopeptide-forming pilin-related protein; amino-acid sequence: MKKGQRLIAFIVLLVTVLVAFPLSAFALDSGATFHYTHHSQYKYTFGSSFPPPFNVTDGYYKEWSTFHMTTDAGDTKIAYCLQYGVTVAQGSKYDCSDDYSDLADWQKELIQRTLVLGYNDHTGALYGGDWLDNAMATQGLIWIIASGQYDQSDEDYIINQMFEANPTAIDIYHELRDMVSNYTTKPSFDSNEIELKYNPVNKRFETTINDANGVLRYYDFSASGVNFTRSGNTLHISTANMFDDVQATATKELPTDELPSIINGSPEYWIHSKYQNLVSLSPVSEGGETMSVTSSFKLKTEKIGNIRVVKRSEDGAVAGMQFRITGNGVDRTVTTGSGGEITTEGLLANLDYMVTEIGTANRYVQPAAQTVRVLPGQTSNVTFSNVLKKFNIVVTKSDAETGTPKDTDATLDGAEYALYDSAGRLIDYIVASGRTATSKLIPLQTVKVIEKKPPTGYNLNSNPYTVTPDFAGQTVEIGRADVGVTDTVIKGQAAFVKFADVPLTGDSDDGGIKQPLPNVEFKLSLVSTGKEICKVKTDENGYCITPMLKYGRYLCEEIPSDANAGYKLIEPFEIEITTQGKIYRYILENEAYNSEVKIIKRDAETGQPVQAETKFKIMDSTDNWVVQNINYPTPTQIDIFTTALDGSLVLPEPLRPGDFELYEVEAPNGYTISTDPIPFTITAENHAAILEVESHNEPVKGTITVLKQGESLAGFTQTEDEEYGTIYSPVYSLIGISDTVYDVVAAEDIITPDGTTRANAGDILDTITTGEDGRATSNELLYIGSYQLIEKSVPFPLVLDPTPIPFEITYEDQETQIVATKAETTNARQKAVVTLKKDCETTLNQTYNPYPDIVLGLFSRNDIGADDAVLLESDALLEVIKLDENGAATIKTDLPCGYSWYIKELQAGNGYVLNDLEYDFVFDYAGMETPTVEIAVNDGAPIPNELMHGSIKITKTAEDGKVEGIPFKITGVSLTGVPYEGIFETDSKGGIQVPMILAGRYKITEVRNDRTVGYIEPGSQTVEVTHGGTATAKFENILLHGSVKIVKTDEAGNRLNGAVFGLFKIKDIAGQPEVPPTATETSEPTATTSAEIPKNGDELLQEFTITENGEYTITGLPYALYYIKELQPPDESYQPNEVQYKFSPIHDGETVEITIVNEKIPTVPVEPENPEELPRQAGSPPKTGDNTNILLYILLSVIGGGMLAIWIIGKKKKMF